From Meles meles chromosome 5, mMelMel3.1 paternal haplotype, whole genome shotgun sequence, one genomic window encodes:
- the PRR18 gene encoding proline-rich protein 18 produces MTRRLGRTMPFPPTSPRAPAPTPGVPAARASPRRPGAPRRPAAPPGAPPAPSPPAAAAERRRRPERPEGLLSGSWPSTTLKRPPARRAPGPAPPRAPARPARPGPSPAGAAGPAAAVRVSLSLTPEAVLLLQRRPLDKQLLARPCRPLPSPSAAAGRPLGPCPCARPAGPGRRSPPPGSPQPPGGRPALPVSLLNERHKYDDVEYEEEAPGPDEGLVRKCTEWLRGVEKAAAARHRSGPLDALPHLSTL; encoded by the coding sequence ATGACCCGCCGGCTCGGCCGCACCATGCCTTTCCCGCCCACGTCGCCGCGGGCGCCCGCCCCGACCCCGGGGGTCCCGGCCGCGCGAGCCTCGCCCCGGAGGCCCGGCGCCCCCCGCAGGCCCGCGGCGCCCCCCGGAGCCCCGCCCGCGCCctcgccgcccgccgccgccgccgagagGAGGAGGCGCCCGGAGCGGCCCGAGGGGCTGCTGTCCGGCTCCTGGCCCTCGACCACCCTGAAGAGGCCGCCGGCCCGGCgcgcccccggcccggcccctccgcgcgccccggcccggcccgcgcgccccggccccagccccgcGGGAGCCGCAGGACCCGCCGCCGCCGTGCGCGTCTCGCTCAGCCTGACCCCCGAGGCCGTCCTGCTGCTCCAGCGGCGCCCCCTGGACAAGCAGCTGCTGGCGCGGCCCTGCCGACCGCTGCCCTCGCCCTCGGCCGCCGCCGGGCGCCCGctcggcccctgcccctgcgCCCGGCCCGCGGGCCCCGGCCGCCGCTCGCCGCCCCCGGGCAGCCCGCAGCCCCCCGGCGGGCGGCCCGCGCTGCCCGTGTCGCTGCTGAACGAGCGGCACAAGTACGACGACGTGGAGTACGAGGAGGAGGCCCCGGGGCCGGACGAGGGCCTGGTCCGCAAGTGCACGGAGTGGCTGCGCGGCGTGGAGAAGGCGGCCGCTGCGCGCCACCGCTCGGGGCCCCTGGACGCGCTGCCGCACCTGAGCACGCTGTGA